Part of the Sporomusa termitida genome, TCAGGCTCTGTTTCCCGGTGATCTTTCCGCTGCCCGCCACCGTCTTTACTGCCAGAATTCGCTGCTGCCGCTGAGTCTGCGGTAAATTCCACCCCCAGTTCCCTGGCTGTATCCTTGGCTGCCGGTGTAATGATGGTTTTTAAGTCTACGCAGAATATTTTCTGCCCTTTTTCTGCGGCTGCCTTTACCTCGCTTGCACAAACAAGTTTTTTCAAGGTAACACCTCCTTTGGCCGGAATATTATCGGTAAGTGTCCTGGCCATGTTATTGACACTAGAACAGCGATGCCCACAATTTGTCGGACGGGGCAGGAATGACTTCGATATCCACCAGCAGGCCTTTTTCAAGAACAATGGCTTTGCCGGCTTCGATGCCTGCTTCTACAGCGGCAACATCACCGGTAAAGGTGAAGTAGGCTTTGCCGCCCAGCCCACTGCCCAACCGGAGTTCCAGGGCCTGTATGTCCGCAGCTTTGAGAGCCGCATCGGCGGCAATGATCATGGACGCCAGGGAAAAGGCCTCCATGATGCCCAGAGCCCCGGTTCCATCCGGCATGGTGGTGGCGGTGATAGCTGGAAAAACTGCCTGATGGACATTGGGCAGGATAAAGCTGTCTACCAGATATTCGCCTGCTGATTCGATGCCTGTGTTAATCGAGCTTTCTACCGCGGCGACGTCGCCCTGGACGATGGCGATATATTTCCCCGGACAGACAGGTGTCGCACTGACCACTTCCACATAGGCTGTTTTCAGCATCAGGTCTGTTGCATAAATTCCTCTTGCAATACTTGTAAGCTCAATCATACCGATTGCCCTATACATACGAACCCACCTTTATCACGATAGAATGTTCCGTGTTCCCGATAACAGTACCATCAAGGCTGGCGTGAACCGCAGCCCCGAGACTGTTGCCGGGGATGTCCCCAATCAGCTGCCCGGCCTTCACCTGTTCGCCGATGGCGACGACAGGGATTGCCGGCGCACCAATGTGCTGCCGTAAAGCGATGTGGATGGTTTCAGGCCGGAATTCAACCTGGGTCATAGGTGCCGGTTTATCGAAAGCGGTTAAGCCAATTTTGGCGACCAGGCGTTTAGATGGAATGAGGCGGTATTCCCTGGCTGATCGCGGCTGGAATTCCAGTTGTGTGGGCTGATACTTAATCCCTTGCTCTGACAGCTTTTGCTTATAGAGAATATTGACAGCTTTGGGGTGGAGATTAACCGGACAGGAGAATAATTCGCAGGCATTGCATTCACAGCATAGTTGGGCAATCTGTTGCTCTTGCCCGCCTGCCAGATTGTAGCTCAGGGCCCGCATGACTTTATGGGGCTGCATATTGTGGCCCAGGAGGTACCGGGGACACAGGTCGGTACACATGCGGCACTGCTCACAGGCGGTTCTGCCGATTACTCTGGCCTGATCGACGCTCACGGATTTTTTGCGGATGAGGAAATGATTTTTTTTGAGCAGTACATACCCTTTACTCTTTTTGGTGACATACCCGGCCACATTGTTCATAAGCGAACCCATCATGGGGCCGCCGTCGATAACGGCATAGTCATCGATATTCTCCACGCCGCATTGTCTGATTACCTCCCTGATGGCCATACCCACAGGTACTTTGACAGTCATGCGCCGGGGAATATCGCCGGCAATGGTGATATACGTTTGTGTGACAGGCTTCCCGGCCATAGCCTGCCAGATATTCAGCGCCGTTTCCGAATTGATGACCACACAGCCCACTTTTAGGGGAATAGAGACTTCCGGCACAATTCTTGCGGTCAGTTCATGCACCAGAACCTGTTCGTCACCGGCAGGATAGATATCCCGGAGCTCCATAACCTCCATGTAACCGGCAAGTCCCAGCGCGGCGATTCTGGCCCGCAGGCGGGCAATGACCTCTTGGTGTTTGCCCTTGATACCCATGATGGCTTTGCGGGCTTCAATCGTTCTTCCCGCTGCTTCCAGGCCTCTGATAATTTCATCAGGAAATTGTTCCATCAATTGCTGGTCCACTCTGAGCAGCGGCTCGCATTCAGCACCATTCAGCAATATATACTCGGCTTTAGAGGTTAGCTTGGCGTGAGTTGGAAAACCGGCTCCGCCCGCCCCGATAATCCCGGCCGCTTTGATTATGTCCTGTAGATCCAAATTCTGCCACCTCCGGGTTTCTTAAAACGTACAGTTTTCGTCAATGATGCCGACAATGGCGGCATCAAGCGGTACATCGTCCCGGTCCAGCATTTTGCGGGCCGAGCTGCCGGTACAGACCAGCACGCGTTCGCCAATGCCGGCACCGATGGTGTCGGCAGCAATCAGGAGACGGCCGGCATCAATACCGCCGAGGACTTCCACCAGCATGAATTTCAGCCCTACAAGGGAATCGGCTTTTCTTGTTGACCAGATATTATCAATTACCTTGGCTGCAATCATAACAGCTCACCTGTTTTTGCTGCTTTCAATTTGTACTGGATCTGCTGCAAAGCTGCCTCTACTGACGCCGTATCACCGAAGATGGCAATCATAATCAGATTTTGCGGGCAATGACCTTTAATGTCTTCCACGATCACCCCGGCCGCTTTTTCGGCGATATCGGCAGCGAAAACCATATCTATCAGCCGCCCCTGAACCAAACCTACCGCATCATAGCCGGCAATGGTGATAGTTGCCGCCGAGCCTTTTCGCCGCCAGAGAATATCCAGTGTCCCCCGGGAAGGGGATTTTATAATCCGGTACTCCATGGGTAAAACTCACTCCCGTCTAAAGGATTTCCGAGGTACAGTTAAGGGCAATACCCAAAGGGGTTACAAACATGGGGTTTTGCGGCTTATAAGTGGGAAGGCCGGTTTGCCTGGCAATCAGTTCTTCAATTCCTTGCAGGCAGCAGGTTCCTCCCACCAGATAGATTCCTTTTACCTCGTAGTGACTGATGTGATGGCTGATAATAGATGAGACTTTTTCAATAACCGGGCGTAATACCGGCAGCAATTCCCGATGGTTTTGGGGATCCTGCTTATATTGATCGGCATCATTAAAACTCAGTTTATAGGCGCCGGCAATGACAAGCGAAAAGTGAGTGCCGCCGGTAGGTTCATCAGCAACATAGATTACTTTACCGGCTTTTAGAATGGCAATCCCGGTAGTGCCGCCCCCAATATCGACGATCGCCCCATCTTTAATCCGGAGTGCGGCATTGGCTGCCGTCGGTTCATCAAGCAGGCTGGTGATCTCAAAACCAGCCCCCTGTACCACATGTTTAATCGCGCCGGCATCAAGCGTAAAGGTTCCCGGGGGCAGCGCGGCTGCCGCATAGGTCAGTTCTGTGTCCAGCTTCTGTTCGAGTTCCTGTTTTAATTCCCTGACGATCCGAATAGCCCCGACATAGTCTACGACCATGCCATCTTTGACAACATTGGCAAAACGATAGGCCCCGGCAACAGGCCGATAATGCTCATCAAGCACTGCCAGTACAATATAGGCTGTTCCCAGATCGACACCGGTGTAGTAGACGGCGGATTGATGCGCTATGGGTTTTGTAATGACTTTCTCAAAGTCATGAACAAGTTGCTCGCAATATTGAAAGGCTGAATTTACCGTTTCCATTTTTCTCCTCCCAGACACTTCCACATCATCATGCAGACTATGTTAATGATCAGGTTGACCGCATCAATCAGGTCGGCGCGCGAACAGATCTGATTTTCCTCATCCCAATAGGCTTCCAGGATCGCCGGTTCAATCTCCCGGAGGGAGGCGCGCAGGTGATTTAACAGGGCTAGCTCTTTGCCATTTTCCAATCCTACATGAATTTCCCCGACATCAGCGTATTTGCCCAGATGAGCGGAACGGTCGCTGATTTCTTCTGCCGACCAGCCCCAGAATTGAATCTTATCCGGGGCCTGCTGTTCCCGTTCAGCGGTTTGCATATTCCGGAAGCACTTGTCCAGGGCCATCACTTCTTCTGACAGGACAGCGTCGCCACAGCGCAAAAGTTCGGCCGCAGTGAGAAGAAATAAAGATTCTGTGCTGTCCATTCTGCCCTGCAATCTCAGGATACACCAGTTTTTCCGTCCCGGTGGCCGCTGCGGCCGGGCGGTGCCTGCCTGCTTGCCTTCATTGCCTTGAGACTGTGTTAGCGTGACCCGCCTGTCCGCAAGAAATTGGCGGGCTCCGGGCGTAATCTTTGTATCCGGTTCGAGAGCATAGGCAGCAAAAGGTTCTGTTTTATATAACGCCCGCAATTCCATTTCCGTAATGAACTTCATTGCCTCCCCCCTTCCCTAAATCTCTGTTAGCCGATTTCTTATCGCTTGCCTGCTTAAATAAAAGCAGCAGAGTATATGAAGAAACTCATTTTGTTTCCGAGGTTTCCTGTTTTCCCAGTAAATAGTCTTTCAGGTCGGCCACACCGGTATTGTCATGTAAGGAAATCCGGAAATACGGCCCGGCGATTCCGATCTTTTTCAGCTGTTGCCGGCACCAATCGGCATTTGCCGGCGTTACATCAATCTTGGTTACCACGCCAATAACAGGACAGGTAAAAGATTTGGCAAAACCGGGCGGATACACCGCAGCGGGCCTGGATTGATCAATAAGCAGCAGCACATGCGATGCGGCTTGGGCTGTTGCAATCAAATATTTGTACATGGAGGCGTTTTCAAGATAAGCGCCCGGTGTGTCAATGGTATTCTTTCCATAAATAACATCCTGGGTCTTTTTTAATGGTCTGGTGGCGCCATTTAATACATTGGCCAGGGTCGATTTGCCCGCTTGGCCGGGTCCTATGATCATAATTCTTTTTTTCATGTGCGGGTAATCCTGGCCGGCGTGAAACCCAGCAGCTTGGCCAGCGTATCGTTTATGGCAATCATGGCCGCTTCGACACTGGCCACATCGCCGGCTATGACCAGCGAGCCGGTAAAACGATCAAGAAAACCGATCTCTACATGCGATGCCTTGGTGGCAATATCGGCTGCGATAATTGCCGTCTCACACGGAGTGAGGGTGAATATGCCAATGGCGCCGCTTTCTTCAATGCCCAGACGTTCATAGATGTCCTGTACAGGTGAGGCTATAATGTGCGCCAGCGTGACCTGCTTGCCGGGCACATATTCCTGAATTATCCGTTTTCTGTCCAACCCATCGGCACCACTCATCAAATCCCCCCCGTCGCGGCCCGTTCACTATGGTCTCAGCTTTAATGCCTGATGATTTTAACCTGTAAGCTATCCTTTTTTATGAATGCTTCAATTTTTTCCAACTCTTCTTCTGTGCAGCTC contains:
- a CDS encoding BMC domain-containing protein, whose product is MYRAIGMIELTSIARGIYATDLMLKTAYVEVVSATPVCPGKYIAIVQGDVAAVESSINTGIESAGEYLVDSFILPNVHQAVFPAITATTMPDGTGALGIMEAFSLASMIIAADAALKAADIQALELRLGSGLGGKAYFTFTGDVAAVEAGIEAGKAIVLEKGLLVDIEVIPAPSDKLWASLF
- a CDS encoding 4Fe-4S dicluster domain-containing protein translates to MDLQDIIKAAGIIGAGGAGFPTHAKLTSKAEYILLNGAECEPLLRVDQQLMEQFPDEIIRGLEAAGRTIEARKAIMGIKGKHQEVIARLRARIAALGLAGYMEVMELRDIYPAGDEQVLVHELTARIVPEVSIPLKVGCVVINSETALNIWQAMAGKPVTQTYITIAGDIPRRMTVKVPVGMAIREVIRQCGVENIDDYAVIDGGPMMGSLMNNVAGYVTKKSKGYVLLKKNHFLIRKKSVSVDQARVIGRTACEQCRMCTDLCPRYLLGHNMQPHKVMRALSYNLAGGQEQQIAQLCCECNACELFSCPVNLHPKAVNILYKQKLSEQGIKYQPTQLEFQPRSAREYRLIPSKRLVAKIGLTAFDKPAPMTQVEFRPETIHIALRQHIGAPAIPVVAIGEQVKAGQLIGDIPGNSLGAAVHASLDGTVIGNTEHSIVIKVGSYV
- a CDS encoding EutN/CcmL family microcompartment protein; amino-acid sequence: MIAAKVIDNIWSTRKADSLVGLKFMLVEVLGGIDAGRLLIAADTIGAGIGERVLVCTGSSARKMLDRDDVPLDAAIVGIIDENCTF
- a CDS encoding BMC domain-containing protein produces the protein MEYRIIKSPSRGTLDILWRRKGSAATITIAGYDAVGLVQGRLIDMVFAADIAEKAAGVIVEDIKGHCPQNLIMIAIFGDTASVEAALQQIQYKLKAAKTGELL
- the eutJ gene encoding ethanolamine utilization protein EutJ, with the translated sequence METVNSAFQYCEQLVHDFEKVITKPIAHQSAVYYTGVDLGTAYIVLAVLDEHYRPVAGAYRFANVVKDGMVVDYVGAIRIVRELKQELEQKLDTELTYAAAALPPGTFTLDAGAIKHVVQGAGFEITSLLDEPTAANAALRIKDGAIVDIGGGTTGIAILKAGKVIYVADEPTGGTHFSLVIAGAYKLSFNDADQYKQDPQNHRELLPVLRPVIEKVSSIISHHISHYEVKGIYLVGGTCCLQGIEELIARQTGLPTYKPQNPMFVTPLGIALNCTSEIL
- a CDS encoding cobalamin adenosyltransferase, giving the protein MKFITEMELRALYKTEPFAAYALEPDTKITPGARQFLADRRVTLTQSQGNEGKQAGTARPQRPPGRKNWCILRLQGRMDSTESLFLLTAAELLRCGDAVLSEEVMALDKCFRNMQTAEREQQAPDKIQFWGWSAEEISDRSAHLGKYADVGEIHVGLENGKELALLNHLRASLREIEPAILEAYWDEENQICSRADLIDAVNLIINIVCMMMWKCLGGEKWKR
- a CDS encoding EutP/PduV family microcompartment system protein — protein: MKKRIMIIGPGQAGKSTLANVLNGATRPLKKTQDVIYGKNTIDTPGAYLENASMYKYLIATAQAASHVLLLIDQSRPAAVYPPGFAKSFTCPVIGVVTKIDVTPANADWCRQQLKKIGIAGPYFRISLHDNTGVADLKDYLLGKQETSETK
- the eutS gene encoding ethanolamine utilization microcompartment protein EutS is translated as MSGADGLDRKRIIQEYVPGKQVTLAHIIASPVQDIYERLGIEESGAIGIFTLTPCETAIIAADIATKASHVEIGFLDRFTGSLVIAGDVASVEAAMIAINDTLAKLLGFTPARITRT